Within the Clostridia bacterium genome, the region TCCCTTAATTATACTTAACAATAACAGTATCATTCTCAGTAAACCTGTTTAGGTTGCGTGATAACCTACCGATAGTTTTCTTTAGTGTTACAATCCCTTCATCGCTCTCGCTGAGTATGACCCGCATTGGCCTGAACTATTTGAACGAGAAGCTAACCGGGTTCATTCAGTACTGGGAAACAAGGTAATACAGCTGGATCACGTGGGCTTAACCCCAGTGCCAGGACTGTGCCAAACCAGTCATAGATATGCTGCTGGTTGTGAAGGACCCTTCCGATGAGCAGTCCTATGTCCCGGCATTGGAAGCAGCGGGGTACACGTTACGGATTCGAGAGCCCCAATGGTTTCAACACCGTATGTTCAAGGGTCCTGATATCGTTCAATGACATCAATCCTGTCCTCTCGAGTTATGTTGAAACTGTCGTGGGTTTCAAAAGGAAATGCTATTCTTGTTATTCAATTCTATCCACACTCAAATGAAGGACACGAGTATGCCGCCTTCACCTGAATAAGTGCCTATAGTAGGACCAATAGTCGATATAATAATATGTTTGAATTTATATTTTTCCTCAATCATGGCTTTATATTCCAAGGCTTTAGTGTAACAGTTTGCGTGGGCTATTGCAAATATCTTATCTTTAAAATTTGTAGCATTTTCTCCTATAATGTCAGCCAGTCTTTTAAAAGCCCTATTAGAACCTCTTGCCTTTTCGGCAAGAGCTACAACACCATTACCATCTGATTTCATAATCAATTTTATTGATAAAAGTTTGGCTATATGACCCGCTACCTTTCCTATTCTTCCACCTTTGATAATATTTTCAAGGGTATCAAGCAGGAAAAATACTTGTCCTTCTTTGGCACACTTTCTTAACTGATTTGCCAGCTCATCTATATTCATACCTTTTAATGCCATATGTGCAGCCTTAAGGACTATAAGACCCTCTCCAACGGAAGCGCTCAGTGAGTCTATAACGTGAATTTTCTTATATTTATTATCTTTCTTATAAATTTCTTTTGCAATCAATGCATTGTTATATGTACTACTAAGACCTGAAGATATTGTAACAACTAATATATCATTTTCAGTCTTTTCAAATTCCCTAATAAATTGCTGGGGGGATGGACTTGCCGTTTTGGGTAACTCTTTATGTTCTTTCATCATGTTATAGAATTCCTTATTGGTTAAATTAACTCCATCCAGAAAGCTTTTATCATCAAATCGGACTTCAAGGGGTACAACTCCTATATTGTACTTTTTCAAAATTTCCTGTGGAAGGTCACAGCAACTGTCGGTAATAATCTTAATTCCCATAAGTATTCCTCCTCTTGCCTAATAATAACATATTTATTTGCGTTTGACTACATATCTTTCAATTGACGCTATCTTAACACATTTATCACTTGAAAAAATACTATTTTTTATGTTAATATAGATGAAGATAAAGGAATTTAATATTTAAAATATAAAATATATAAAAATTATCAAACATTAAAAGGGTGTGCCTTTTCAATCTGTAGTTGAATATTTATCATTATTTGGATGAAAAGAAGACTGCCAGACAAAGACTTAGAATATATCTAAGTCTTTATTATGGCAGTCTTTTATTTTTGTTTATCAAATATGATTGGGAAATATTTCTAGGATGACATAATGTACATCTGGATAATTAATTTAAGAAAGTGAGGTATAAAGATGTATTTGATGATTGATAATTATGATTCATTTGTATACAATTTAGTGGCATATTTAAACGAGTTAGGAGAAGCAATAAAAGTAGTTAAGAATGATGAGATAACTATTAAAGAGATAGAGAATATGAAGGAGTTAAAAGGAATAATTATATCATCCGGTTCTAAAAGTCCTAAAAATTGCGGAATATCAGGTGAGATAGTTAGAAGATTTAAAGGCGAGATACCGGTTTTTGGAGTTTGTTTAGGACACCATATAATAGGATATGAGTATGGTGCAAATATTGAAAAAGGTGATAAACCTATGCACGGTAAAGTTACTGATGTGGTTAATACCGGTAAAAATTTGTTCCGAAATCTTCCAAAAAGATATAAAGTTACAAGATATCATTCGCTAGTTATTGATGAAAAAACAATACCATCTAATCTAACTATTGATGCAGTATCAGAAGATGGTGTCATTATGGCAGTAAGTGATCAAGTGAATGTAGTTTATGGAGTTCAGTTTAATCCAGAGGCAGTACTTACGGAATACGGTCATGAACTTTTAAAGAATTATGTTACATTATGTGAAGAATGGTGGTTGTCAAGATGAATACAGTAATTAAAGAACTGGGGAATTATAAACCGATTAGTCATATATTCAAACTGTTTTATAAAGAAAAAAATGCGGTATTTCTTGATTCTTCTCTTGAAAATGAAATAGGCAGGTATTCAATAATAGGTATTAATGAATATCTTACATTAATATTAAAAGATGGACATTTTTTTATAAATGGGGTTGAAAGCAAAAATAACTTTGAGGAATATCTTGAAGAATACATTTTAAATGAGATGGAAGAGAATTTATCCAGCCTTCCAATAGTGAAGGGAGGAATAGGGTATTTTTCTTATGATTATGGAAGGAGTATAGAAAAGATATCAACTAGGCATGATGACACTGATAATATACCTGAATGTATATGGAATTTTTATGATAATTTCATAATAGAGGATTTAAAAGAGAAAAAGGTTTATCTAATTGCGAATGGTAAGACAGAACACGCAGAAAAATCAATAAAACAATTAGAAGAAAAGATAGATAGTTTTCTATTTGCAGAAGAAGATAATATAAAAAGCCATGGAGAGATAGAAGTCAAGCCTAATTTTGAAAAAAATGAATATATGAATACTATTAAGAAAATGAAAGATTACATGATTGAAGGGGATATTTACATAGCTAATATGACACAGAAATTTAAAGTGATAAGCAATAATACACCATATCAATTTTTTACCAAGTTAAGAAAAGATAATCCTTCTACATTTGGTGGATATTTTAACTATGGCAGCTTTCAAATAGTCAGTGCATCTCCTGAAAGATTTATGTTTATGAAGGATGGCATAATTCATACAAGACCTATAAAAGGGACTAGAAAAAGGGGAGAGACTAAGAAAGAAGACGAACAGCTTA harbors:
- a CDS encoding DegV family protein is translated as MGIKIITDSCCDLPQEILKKYNIGVVPLEVRFDDKSFLDGVNLTNKEFYNMMKEHKELPKTASPSPQQFIREFEKTENDILVVTISSGLSSTYNNALIAKEIYKKDNKYKKIHVIDSLSASVGEGLIVLKAAHMALKGMNIDELANQLRKCAKEGQVFFLLDTLENIIKGGRIGKVAGHIAKLLSIKLIMKSDGNGVVALAEKARGSNRAFKRLADIIGENATNFKDKIFAIAHANCYTKALEYKAMIEEKYKFKHIIISTIGPTIGTYSGEGGILVSFI
- a CDS encoding aminodeoxychorismate/anthranilate synthase component II, which gives rise to MYLMIDNYDSFVYNLVAYLNELGEAIKVVKNDEITIKEIENMKELKGIIISSGSKSPKNCGISGEIVRRFKGEIPVFGVCLGHHIIGYEYGANIEKGDKPMHGKVTDVVNTGKNLFRNLPKRYKVTRYHSLVIDEKTIPSNLTIDAVSEDGVIMAVSDQVNVVYGVQFNPEAVLTEYGHELLKNYVTLCEEWWLSR
- the pabB gene encoding aminodeoxychorismate synthase component I, giving the protein MNTVIKELGNYKPISHIFKLFYKEKNAVFLDSSLENEIGRYSIIGINEYLTLILKDGHFFINGVESKNNFEEYLEEYILNEMEENLSSLPIVKGGIGYFSYDYGRSIEKISTRHDDTDNIPECIWNFYDNFIIEDLKEKKVYLIANGKTEHAEKSIKQLEEKIDSFLFAEEDNIKSHGEIEVKPNFEKNEYMNTIKKMKDYMIEGDIYIANMTQKFKVISNNTPYQFFTKLRKDNPSTFGGYFNYGSFQIVSASPERFMFMKDGIIHTRPIKGTRKRGETKKEDEQLKKELEDSNKDKSELLMIVDLERNDLNKVCEEHSVVVNQLFNVESYATVYHLVSDISGKIRQSYTVIDVIRASFPGGSITGAPKHRAMEIIDELEHGVRGLYTGSIGYISLDGNFDFNIAIRTAVYKDGYYYIGAGGGITCESELEFEYEETLQKAKALLEALK